One Spirochaeta africana DSM 8902 genomic window carries:
- a CDS encoding ATP-dependent helicase: MDTSSVLSGLNETQKAAVLHRGAPLLILAGAGSGKTRVITIKIAHLIAQGVDPRSILAVTFTNKAANEMRERAAQLHPGASQAMIRTFHSFGAWLLRRNAAAVGLPREFSIYDDDDQVSLLGTLYPQYTKQVVKGYARAISRAKDFGLTPEDDLSPVGSDSEFPQIYRTYTDNLRKIGNVDFGDLILLPQQLLAGNAAIGGRIRDRFRIVLVDEYQDSNIAQYKLLQSLTDSYSYVCVVGDDDQSIYRFRGAEVRNIIDFPEHFPGTDIVRLEQNYRSTGSILQVAHAVVSRNQGRLGKQLWTENPDGSPPVIAHLFDQDQEVEYCTEVLMQGSPGETAILYRTNAQSRAFETAFLRGGIPYRIVGTLRFYEREEVKDAIALLRFTANPRDPISLARIINKPARGIGKKSVEKILERAGDGDLLQAMRAAIPHLTTRSGGAVEKCRGMLQDIIGDLGAGKHELLSDLLHAALMASGLWQYHREQDEVAGLQKIQNLEELENAAGMYPATTDGLIEFLEAIELDSGAQQDAGEDAVTLITMHNTKGLEFDRVIITGMDEGIFPRESDLDPDSLEEERRLFYVAVTRARKELHMTTTRMRRVHGRIVDTSPSRFLYEIPRDLVEFAGAYSPGHGSPAGGSFGSPGGSPAGSDPAAADNSPYPRGCGVYHDDYGSGRVVRSDIKDGELVVLVQFETGRTARFLPAYSPLERISIDD; the protein is encoded by the coding sequence GGCCTGAACGAAACCCAAAAGGCCGCGGTTCTGCACCGCGGCGCCCCGCTGTTGATTCTTGCCGGCGCAGGTTCCGGTAAAACCCGGGTTATTACCATTAAAATTGCCCACCTCATTGCACAGGGTGTCGATCCGCGTTCGATCCTGGCGGTTACCTTTACCAACAAGGCCGCCAACGAGATGCGCGAGCGGGCTGCACAGCTGCATCCCGGGGCTTCACAAGCCATGATCCGCACCTTTCACAGCTTTGGCGCCTGGCTTTTGCGGCGCAATGCCGCCGCGGTCGGGCTGCCGCGCGAGTTTTCAATATACGATGACGACGACCAGGTCAGTTTGTTGGGAACTCTGTATCCGCAGTACACCAAACAGGTGGTAAAGGGCTATGCCCGGGCGATCTCGCGGGCCAAGGACTTCGGTCTTACCCCGGAGGATGATCTGAGTCCGGTGGGGTCGGACAGCGAGTTCCCGCAGATCTACCGTACCTACACCGACAATCTGCGCAAGATCGGCAACGTTGATTTCGGGGACCTGATTCTGCTGCCGCAGCAGCTGCTGGCAGGCAATGCAGCCATTGGCGGGCGTATCCGGGATCGCTTTCGTATTGTGCTGGTAGACGAGTACCAGGACAGCAACATAGCCCAGTACAAGCTGCTGCAGAGCCTGACCGACAGCTACAGCTATGTTTGTGTGGTAGGTGACGATGATCAGTCAATCTACCGCTTTCGCGGGGCAGAGGTGCGCAACATCATCGACTTTCCCGAGCACTTTCCGGGTACAGATATTGTGCGGCTGGAACAGAACTACCGTTCTACCGGCTCGATCCTGCAAGTGGCTCATGCGGTTGTGTCGCGCAACCAGGGGCGGCTGGGCAAGCAGCTGTGGACAGAGAACCCGGATGGCAGCCCTCCTGTCATTGCTCATCTGTTTGATCAGGACCAGGAAGTGGAGTACTGCACCGAGGTGCTGATGCAGGGATCCCCCGGGGAAACCGCAATCCTGTATCGCACCAATGCCCAGTCACGTGCCTTTGAGACCGCGTTTCTGCGCGGCGGGATACCCTATCGCATAGTCGGTACCCTGCGATTCTACGAGCGCGAAGAGGTAAAGGATGCCATCGCCCTGCTGCGGTTTACGGCTAACCCGCGCGATCCGATCTCGCTGGCCCGCATAATCAACAAGCCTGCGCGGGGAATCGGCAAGAAGAGTGTGGAGAAAATACTGGAGCGTGCCGGAGACGGGGATCTGCTTCAGGCAATGCGGGCGGCTATTCCCCACCTGACCACGCGCTCCGGCGGGGCGGTCGAGAAATGCCGAGGTATGCTCCAGGATATTATCGGCGATCTGGGTGCGGGGAAGCACGAGCTGCTCAGCGATCTCCTGCACGCTGCGCTGATGGCCTCCGGGCTGTGGCAGTACCACCGCGAACAGGACGAGGTCGCCGGGCTGCAGAAAATCCAGAACCTGGAAGAGCTGGAGAATGCTGCCGGAATGTATCCGGCAACCACCGACGGTCTGATCGAGTTTCTCGAGGCGATCGAACTGGACAGCGGCGCCCAGCAGGACGCCGGTGAGGATGCGGTTACCCTGATCACCATGCATAATACCAAGGGGCTGGAGTTCGACCGGGTTATTATCACCGGTATGGATGAAGGAATTTTTCCCCGCGAGAGTGATCTGGACCCGGACAGCCTGGAAGAGGAACGCCGGTTGTTCTATGTAGCCGTTACCCGAGCACGCAAGGAACTGCATATGACAACCACCCGCATGCGTCGGGTGCATGGGCGTATCGTCGACACCTCGCCCTCGCGCTTCCTGTACGAAATTCCGCGTGATCTGGTCGAGTTTGCCGGGGCGTACAGCCCGGGACACGGCAGTCCGGCCGGCGGCTCATTCGGCAGTCCGGGGGGCAGCCCTGCCGGCAGCGACCCCGCCGCAGCTGATAACTCGCCCTATCCCCGCGGCTGCGGTGTGTATCACGATGATTACGGCAGCGGCCGGGTAGTGCGCTCCGATATCAAGGATGGCGAACTGGTGGTGCTGGTGCAGTTCGAGACCGGCCGTACAGCCCGCTTTCTGCCGGCCTACAGCCCCCTGGAAAGGATTAGTATAGATGACTGA
- a CDS encoding type II toxin-antitoxin system RelE/ParE family toxin — MYKVLFSTKAKEDLDASLMYISKKLKNPIAAHDLITKIENKLRYLKNYPKSHPLVRDKYLKNRGIRYMLINNYILFYQIAESKQEIHIVRFLYSRRNWKDLLHEAEG, encoded by the coding sequence ATGTACAAAGTATTATTTAGTACCAAAGCGAAGGAAGATCTCGATGCATCATTGATGTACATCAGCAAGAAATTGAAGAATCCGATTGCGGCGCATGATTTAATTACAAAAATTGAAAACAAGCTACGCTACCTTAAGAATTATCCGAAATCCCATCCATTAGTCAGAGATAAATATTTAAAAAATCGTGGAATACGATACATGTTAATTAACAATTACATTTTATTCTACCAAATCGCAGAGAGCAAACAGGAAATACACATTGTCAGATTTCTATATTCCAGAAGAAACTGGAAAGACTTATTGCATGAGGCGGAAGGCTGA
- a CDS encoding type II toxin-antitoxin system prevent-host-death family antitoxin codes for MPKIRPSADLRNKYNEISAFCHDHSEPVFITKNGQGDLAVMSIETYEALTGKADLYQKIADGIHDLEINEPIEMEKVFSELREKHAL; via the coding sequence ATGCCAAAAATACGACCGAGTGCTGATTTACGTAACAAATACAATGAAATTTCGGCTTTCTGTCACGATCATTCCGAGCCTGTCTTCATCACCAAAAATGGCCAGGGTGACTTAGCCGTAATGAGCATTGAGACCTACGAAGCGTTGACAGGAAAAGCTGATCTTTATCAGAAAATTGCAGATGGCATACATGACCTGGAAATCAATGAACCCATTGAAATGGAAAAAGTATTCAGTGAATTAAGAGAAAAGCATGCTCTGTAA
- the rplM gene encoding 50S ribosomal protein L13 encodes MKTIFKKPAEIDRAWYLIDAEGETLGRVAAKTAVLLRGKHKPEFAPHAEIGDYVVIINAEKVQVTGRKEKRKIYYRHSGHPGGIYAETLEKVRVRKPTFPLEHAIRGMLPKNRLGRKLFKNVKVYAGTRHPHAAQQPQQISVQ; translated from the coding sequence ATGAAAACGATATTCAAAAAGCCAGCAGAGATTGATCGTGCATGGTATCTGATCGATGCGGAAGGGGAGACCCTCGGACGTGTAGCTGCAAAAACCGCAGTCCTGCTGCGCGGCAAGCACAAGCCCGAATTCGCACCGCATGCCGAGATTGGCGACTACGTAGTTATTATCAATGCGGAAAAGGTTCAGGTAACCGGCCGCAAGGAAAAGCGCAAGATCTATTACCGACACAGCGGGCACCCCGGCGGTATCTACGCCGAAACCCTCGAGAAGGTACGCGTGCGTAAGCCGACCTTCCCGCTGGAGCATGCCATCCGCGGTATGCTGCCCAAGAACCGCCTCGGCCGCAAGCTGTTCAAGAACGTAAAGGTGTATGCCGGTACCCGGCATCCCCACGCAGCTCAGCAGCCGCAGCAGATTTCGGTACAGTAA
- the rpsI gene encoding 30S ribosomal protein S9 — protein sequence MSVYASQGTGRRKTSVARVYLKNGKGDITVNGKSLDDYFNTKEQAYIVRQALMVTDSEKSYDILVNVHGGGKTGQAGAILHGLSRALVGVDENNLKPLRANGFMSRDSRMVERKKYGQRGARRKYQFSKR from the coding sequence GTGTCTGTGTATGCTTCCCAAGGAACAGGACGAAGAAAAACATCGGTTGCTCGCGTATACCTGAAAAACGGTAAGGGTGACATCACCGTCAACGGCAAGAGCCTCGACGACTATTTCAACACCAAAGAGCAGGCCTACATTGTACGCCAGGCCCTGATGGTTACCGACAGCGAAAAGTCGTACGACATCCTGGTGAATGTCCACGGTGGCGGCAAGACCGGTCAGGCCGGTGCCATTCTGCACGGACTCTCCCGTGCCCTGGTTGGCGTCGACGAGAACAACCTCAAGCCGCTGCGCGCCAACGGCTTCATGAGCCGTGACTCCCGCATGGTTGAGCGTAAGAAGTACGGTCAGCGCGGAGCTCGCCGCAAGTACCAGTTCTCCAAGCGCTAA
- a CDS encoding regulatory protein RecX, giving the protein MSIDQPLGSTDHQPVVVDIEKGTVSGWLRVTLSDGSFFSLPSETIHANGWEQPGTPADPDIAARLQQQAWQQLIERKALDSLARAEQCRARLQLKLIAKGMPAAEVSQVLDELEQRNVLSDRRYAESWVRNRMLRRGEGPLAVQLGLRARGIDQHTARAAIDTLQQEYPDLLEQAIQRAAARLSRSRSTRSPEALRSRLLREGFPRELVDTELKKYQI; this is encoded by the coding sequence GTGTCTATCGATCAACCCCTGGGATCAACAGATCATCAGCCGGTGGTTGTCGACATCGAAAAAGGAACCGTCTCGGGGTGGTTGCGCGTCACCCTGTCCGACGGTTCTTTTTTTTCGCTCCCGTCCGAAACCATCCATGCCAACGGCTGGGAGCAGCCCGGAACCCCGGCCGACCCCGATATCGCCGCCCGGCTGCAGCAGCAGGCCTGGCAGCAGCTGATCGAGCGCAAGGCCCTGGACAGCCTGGCCCGCGCCGAGCAGTGCCGGGCCCGGCTGCAGCTCAAGCTTATCGCCAAGGGGATGCCGGCCGCCGAGGTCAGCCAGGTGCTCGACGAGCTGGAGCAGCGGAATGTGCTCAGCGACCGCCGCTACGCCGAGTCCTGGGTGCGTAACCGCATGCTGCGCCGAGGCGAGGGCCCGCTGGCCGTTCAGCTCGGGCTGCGAGCCCGCGGGATCGATCAGCATACCGCCCGCGCCGCAATCGACACCCTGCAGCAGGAGTATCCCGACCTGCTGGAGCAGGCAATCCAGCGTGCCGCCGCCCGATTGTCCCGCAGCCGCAGCACGCGTAGCCCCGAAGCCCTGCGCAGCCGACTCCTGCGGGAAGGGTTTCCCCGCGAGCTGGTTGACACCGAACTGAAAAAATATCAAATTTAG
- a CDS encoding response regulator, producing the protein MARTDKKIRIFSALEVANICGVVNQTAINWIKNGYLRAFQTPGGQYRVYAEDLIDFLQTRNMRMPEELQRIMQEQMSFDSIMVVDDDETLLNSMMEFLREEYPKYELYAAADGFQAGRIISEHKPKVIFLDIDLPGENGYNVCRAIRSDDSLGVPIIIAMSGLDDPELRARIDEAGADTFVKKPLEFDEIPELIKDQVKERRRARRQRDVQ; encoded by the coding sequence ATGGCACGTACCGACAAGAAAATCCGCATATTCAGCGCCCTCGAGGTGGCCAACATCTGCGGAGTAGTAAACCAGACCGCAATCAACTGGATCAAAAACGGCTACCTCCGGGCCTTTCAGACCCCCGGCGGCCAGTATCGCGTTTATGCCGAGGATCTGATCGACTTCCTGCAGACCCGCAACATGCGCATGCCGGAAGAGCTGCAGCGCATCATGCAGGAGCAGATGTCCTTCGACTCCATTATGGTGGTCGATGACGACGAAACCCTGCTCAACTCCATGATGGAGTTTCTCCGCGAGGAGTATCCCAAGTACGAGCTGTATGCTGCAGCTGACGGATTCCAGGCCGGCCGGATCATCTCGGAGCACAAGCCCAAGGTTATCTTTCTGGACATCGATCTCCCCGGGGAGAACGGCTACAACGTCTGCCGCGCCATCCGCAGTGACGACAGCCTCGGGGTACCGATCATCATCGCCATGTCCGGACTGGACGACCCTGAGCTGCGTGCCCGCATTGACGAAGCCGGTGCCGACACCTTTGTCAAAAAGCCCCTGGAGTTCGATGAAATCCCCGAGCTGATCAAGGACCAGGTCAAGGAACGACGCCGCGCGCGCCGACAGCGGGATGTACAGTAG